Genomic DNA from Magnolia sinica isolate HGM2019 chromosome 4, MsV1, whole genome shotgun sequence:
ATGTAatctatgaaatttttaatgacAGGGATTCAATCATGGGTAAATATGTCAAATTAACGTATTTCAAACATGTGAGACTTTAGTTAACAGACCAGTTATTTTACATTCACTGGTTCTCGAGGTTCATATTCCAACTATAgattcagatttcaaattcataCTACAAGCCTTGCATTTATGAAATCTACGGATCGTGGTTTCCTcttatttaaaagaaaagaaaaataataataaaataataaaaaagaggaaGGCAAAGAAAGCGTACCACCTCCCCCGCGAAGCTTCCTTTAACTAGTCGCGTCATTGCTTTATGGTTAACGTCGCTCTCTCCTTTTCCAGCCTCCTAGCAATGCTACTGGTTCATGAAAGGATAGCAAAACTCACACCATCATGTAACTTCCTAGTTCCTACCATCGTCCATCAACGACCACCGGACAGTACCGATCCTGAGACCGATGATGTGCTTTCGAACCCCTGTGCTAAAGAAGAAGGATATGATAACAGTAGATCATCGGACCCTTTATAATGACCCAACTCCAGGATCGACGCACCCAAACCGTCCGATGAGATCAGCTCGTGGTCCAAAAACTGCATTACTTGCCGCATGCTCGGCCTTATGGTCGACAACGGATGCGAACACAGCAATCCAAGCTTTAGCACCAACTCCATCTCCTCTACCTCATACTCATCTCCCAGTTTTGGATCTGCCGCTGCCAGTATCGTCCCTCTCCTCCACCATTCCGACACCCATTCGACCAAAATCACGTCATCCTCTGACGACTTGGGATTGATGGGCCTCCTCCCAGAAGCAACCTCGAGCATGAAAGCTCCAAATGCAAACACATCAGTGCTTGTGGTGGCCTTCCCAGTCCTAGTCAGCTCCGGTGCAAGATATCCGAAGGTCCCCACCATGTTGGTCGTCCGTGGATCGGTCCCATGATCGTACAATCTTGCAAGTCCGAAGTCACCTAATCTACCGTTCATCTCCCCATCTAATAAAACATTACTGGCTTTGATGTCTCTGTGAAGAACCACCTGCTCCCATTCCTCATGTAAGTAGAGAAGCCCTGAAGCTACTCCTTTGATTATCCGAAACCTTTGAATCCATGTCAGCATTGAATTTGGATGGTCAAAGAGGAACTTGTCCAGACTTCCATTGGGCATGAAATCATAGACCAGTAGGAGCTCTTTCTTTCGCCGGCAATAGCCGAGAAGTTGCACCAAGTTCCGGTGACGAAGACGGCCCAGACTCACGATCTCAGATATGAATTCACGCATCCCTTGTCGAGATTCATGAGAGACTCTCTTCACAGCCACTTCAATCTTTGAAGCCGGTAAAACTCCTCGGTAAACCCTTCCAAAACCCCCGACCCCAAGAAGCTCTTTCTCCTTGAAGCCCTTCGTCGCCGTGAATAGATCCTTGTATGAGAACCGGTGCGGCCCGAATTCACGTTCCCAGTCCTCTAGAATTTCTGCGAACTTGATTTTCCTTATCAAGATGAGTCCGATGGCCGAGATGGCCGTTAACGTGAAAAGTAGTATAATTACAGGTAACCCAATTGTTAAAAGCTTCGATTTCTTTTTGCGTCTGATCCGTGGAAGCTTAGGAAGGCGTGAGAGATCAAGGGCCTGAGCTTGACCATTCATCTTAAAACTCCATCCCAAGATGTAATGATATGATTGAAACAGCTTGGTTGAAGAAGAGAAACCTATGTACATGTTATCTAACACAATCGATGAAAGATCCACCATCTTTGACAAGAGTGGAATATCAGGTTTAGGTAAGCCAATAGGAGATAATGTTACATTGAGTTGGTTTTGGAGACCATTGTATTCTACCCAAATATGCATCAGGTCTCCGCTTATAAGGCTTAGATTCTCAAACCTGTGGCTTATATTACTAAAGTAAGATGCTGGTGCGGACATGATGGAATCTAAGCCATTGATGTCGATTCCAACATGGTTGTTATTGATATCATTGAATTCTGGATTATTGACTGTGTCAAGCTCGATGGCAGCTATGTGATTTGACAAATTTCCATTGTTCATCTCATTGAAGATGCCCATGTATTTGCCCACTTTACCTTCTAGAAACTTTTTTGAAGGTGAGATCACGAAGATGGCCCCACAGCCACTCAAATTCGGATAGTGGTGCAAGATTGAAAAGACGAAATTGGTAGAGAAAGATTGAGTTTCACCGTGTGAAGATTTGAATCGAAGGGGAATGGGGTGGAAAGCAAGGCCCTTTTGATCTGTGGAATTGGTGAGCCGGAGGACGCCATCAGACGTGATATCCGCCGCACCGTCCAGGCTCAAATTAGCACCGTGGAATCCGTTGTAAATGAAATAGTCATCGCCTTCAGAAGCTGCAATTCTCATCAGGAGAAACCACGTTAGATATTTAGAAAACATGGCCGAAAGCTTACAATGGTTTTCGTGGATTTTGATGCTTTGGTAGCTCCCTAAAGAAGTGTATTATTGTCAAAAATAAATGCGTTGTcccttggcatggcccacttaaaaAGGATGGGGCCGATTTTTGTCTCATCTCCCCTTGGATGTGCTGAAATCTCAATCCACGTGTATCATGTGATGTAATTGTCGCTTCTGCTTTTTGTTGGAAAACCGTGCAATTTTATCTTCATTGTGCAAATCAAATAACACAGCATTGTGCAAATCAAATAACCGTGCAATTAATGGTACGTGAGATTTAATGGATGATAATTATTTCCAATTCAAGTAAGAAAATTATCAAACATATAAAGTGCAAGagacacaaaaataaaaattacgtggaaaaccctctaATGTTAATGGAGAAACTATGGGACTTCGCTATATAAaaataggaagcggattggctagtgcacCACACACACCAGTTGTGGGTATGCGTCCTGCAAAGACTAGCGTTGATGCTCCTCCAGCTTTGAATTGTATGGAcaattcaaagtatatcaaaattacatggaccccaaaatgatgtatttattatatctgcactgtttatccatttttggagatcattttagagcatcaatcaaaaaatgaatcatatccaaacctcaacaagaccacaccacaaacagtagtagggataatgactttcaccgttaaaattgtCATGCCTCGAAATCTAAGTACAGAGTGTGTACCCTCGGACTCAAGTctcagttcgtaactcgtacacaaagtgtactaatttaattccttaatcagtttaatcagagatgataattatattcagtcTAAGTTCCACTATAATCTCAATCACATATACATAACACTTAACATCAATCAatcaggcatatataaatcttgacaacccttaaaataaaataaatcttaaaaatcattcatttattatattgtcgtactataattatgtttatttcatactaacattgtttcaatgaaataaatctaaataatttcttaaaat
This window encodes:
- the LOC131243808 gene encoding L-type lectin-domain containing receptor kinase SIT2-like, coding for MFSKYLTWFLLMRIAASEGDDYFIYNGFHGANLSLDGAADITSDGVLRLTNSTDQKGLAFHPIPLRFKSSHGETQSFSTNFVFSILHHYPNLSGCGAIFVISPSKKFLEGKVGKYMGIFNEMNNGNLSNHIAAIELDTVNNPEFNDINNNHVGIDINGLDSIMSAPASYFSNISHRFENLSLISGDLMHIWVEYNGLQNQLNVTLSPIGLPKPDIPLLSKMVDLSSIVLDNMYIGFSSSTKLFQSYHYILGWSFKMNGQAQALDLSRLPKLPRIRRKKKSKLLTIGLPVIILLFTLTAISAIGLILIRKIKFAEILEDWEREFGPHRFSYKDLFTATKGFKEKELLGVGGFGRVYRGVLPASKIEVAVKRVSHESRQGMREFISEIVSLGRLRHRNLVQLLGYCRRKKELLLVYDFMPNGSLDKFLFDHPNSMLTWIQRFRIIKGVASGLLYLHEEWEQVVLHRDIKASNVLLDGEMNGRLGDFGLARLYDHGTDPRTTNMVGTFGYLAPELTRTGKATTSTDVFAFGAFMLEVASGRRPINPKSSEDDVILVEWVSEWWRRGTILAAADPKLGDEYEVEEMELVLKLGLLCSHPLSTIRPSMRQVMQFLDHELISSDGLGASILELGHYKGSDDLLLSYPSSLAQGFESTSSVSGSVLSGGR